TAAAATAGCCGATCGCCGCATACCATTCACGACGCCAGTGTTCACGTGACTTATCCCTCGCCACGTCGCGTCCATAGCGAGCTCGGAGCGCGTAGCCTACCGCGCGACGATGTTTGGCGGATCAGGGAGTGATGGCGGAGGCAAGATGTGGGACGCCAATGCACCGGGGAAGAATATACCGCCGACAAGCTCCAACTCCACCACGTCCACCGGCATTTACGCGGCGATGCAGACGCCGGgcaccgcgagcgtgccgaatGCGACCTaccaggcgcagcggccccACGCCATCCCGCTCGAGTCGGGATTCatgggcgacgcgcgcgctgcacgctACTCGGGCCTGCACACGCCGGGGGGGGCGACACTAACGACCGAGCCCCGGGGGGGCGCGATGCTCATGCCGGGCACCAGTGCGTACCCCCAGTCCTTTGCGCAGATGGGCGCAATGGCGGGCAatgcgcggcctgcgctcCCTGTCCAGGCGCCTGCACGCCCGCCAGGGCCACGCCGGGGGCGCCCGCCACGCAACCCCCGCCCCCCTGCACAGACCACGCAGCCGGGGGGGCAGGACGAGTCCGCGCCGTACATGGcccggccgccgagcggcgcgatgcCGTTTACCCCATCGctgagcgcgccgcagcaaCAGGCGCTcatggcgcgcgccgtgcagctgGTCAAGGCGCAGGACCAGCCCAGCTTTACGCCGCTCCACGCGCTCCTCCAGATGGGCTTTGTGTTTGTGCGCAACGCACAGCTGCcgaacgcgccgccgaacgCGCAGGCGGGTGGCACGATCCTGCGTGCagacgaggccgcggcacTCGGCCTGCTTCCGCCCCAGGCGCAAGGCGTCCGGCCGCCCGCACCACTGGGCTATGGCCAAAACGTGCCGTTTGGGCGCCCGATGCCGTTCGAGCCGGCGGTCCACCCAGAGGACaaggcgcctgccgcgATCCTGCCGGGCGCCCCGGCGAAcgtgccgctcgtgcgcggcggcgcgccgccgcccaagtcggccgccggcgtgccggtcACGCCGCAAAACACACGCCTGACGCCGCTCCCAAGCGCCACGACGCAACCCTACCCGTGGGCGGCTCTCGCTCCGGCGGAAGTCGCGGAGCTCGAAGAGATCatgcgcaccgacgccaAGTTTTTGCCGgtgctgcaggcgcagcacaagcgcggcgaggccgagctgtATGtgcacgcggccggcgtgaTGCACCCGCCCCTGCCGCAGGTCCCGCCCAAGGCCGTGCCGTGGTGGGaaaaggcggcgcacgagccgaatgcgccgcgcatctcggagccgctgcgcatcaTCTAtcctgcgcagcggcagcgggCGCAAGAGCAAGGTGTGCGTGGCGTACGTGCTGCCGTGCCGCTGAGTGGCGCCGAGATTGAGCGCGTTGCAAATACCCCCGAGTCGCTCGTCCCCATCCGTCTGGAGCTGGACCACGAGCCGttcaagctgcgcgacacgtTTACGTGGAacgcggccgaggacgacgcgtcgctcgaggcgtttgCGGTGGCTATTTGCGAGGATATGGGGCTGCCCGTCGCCGTATTTGTGCCGCTGATCAAAGGGgccgtgcaggcgcaggtgAACGAGTATGCGGCTGCgatggcgctgcgccccgaGCCGGGCCTGCATGGCGATAGCGGCGATGCGACCGGCAAGGCTGGGCAAGGGACTCTGGGCACCGATGGCGAGCGGATAtggcagcgcctgcgcaccgaTGTGCTCCATGGgggcgaggcggagcaCGAGGAGCAAGACATCGagcacgaggccgagccACAGGAGGACACGGGGCACGCCGGCaagggcgacgacgaggccaCCGTCAagcgcgagggcgaggacgtGGTCCCTGCCGAAaacgcgccggcgcccgacGCAAAAGATACACCCCGCagcgacgctgcgctgccCACCACCGATCCGCATCCAGCGCGCGTGGAGAGCACGCTGGACCAGGACCTGCgtgacgagctgcgcatccTGATCAAGCTTGATatcctcgtcggcgcgcagaATCTCGTCGACCAGTTTGAGTGGGATATCCTGAGCGCCGACTCGAtgggcgccgagcgctttgCCGAGGCGTTTGCCGCGGACCTCGGCCTGCCCGGCGAGTTCAAGACGGCGATTGTGCACGCGATCCGCGAGCAGGTCAGCAcgcacctgcgcctcttgTTCGTCCTGGGCTACCCCTTTAATAAGTTGGCGTCGATGGACGAGGAGATCCGCACCGCCTTTTTGCcggacgtcgacgcggcgcagctcgcgcgccgccacggCGAGGTGGATGCGTACACGCccaagctcgtgcagctcacgccgaccgacgcgctgcacctcgagcgcgagcacgagcgcgagatgcggcgcaagcggcggCAGACCAAGGGGCGGCGTGGCATCaaccttgccgagcgcgagccgcaACGCACGATCCGCTCCGTGCCCGTGTATGGCCTGCAAGGCGGCGTCCCCGACGCGACGAGTGC
This region of Malassezia japonica chromosome 8, complete sequence genomic DNA includes:
- the SNF5 gene encoding SWI/SNF chromatin-remodeling complex subunit (BUSCO:EOG0926115P; COG:B; COG:K; EggNog:ENOG503NVVX), with protein sequence MFGGSGSDGGGKMWDANAPGKNIPPTSSNSTTSTGIYAAMQTPGTASVPNATYQAQRPHAIPLESGFMGDARAARYSGLHTPGGATLTTEPRGGAMLMPGTSAYPQSFAQMGAMAGNARPALPVQAPARPPGPRRGRPPRNPRPPAQTTQPGGQDESAPYMARPPSGAMPFTPSLSAPQQQALMARAVQLVKAQDQPSFTPLHALLQMGFVFVRNAQLPNAPPNAQAGGTILRADEAAALGLLPPQAQGVRPPAPLGYGQNVPFGRPMPFEPAVHPEDKAPAAILPGAPANVPLVRGGAPPPKSAAGVPVTPQNTRLTPLPSATTQPYPWAALAPAEVAELEEIMRTDAKFLPVLQAQHKRGEAELYVHAAGVMHPPLPQVPPKAVPWWEKAAHEPNAPRISEPLRIIYPAQRQRAQEQGVRGVRAAVPLSGAEIERVANTPESLVPIRLELDHEPFKLRDTFTWNAAEDDASLEAFAVAICEDMGLPVAVFVPLIKGAVQAQVNEYAAAMALRPEPGLHGDSGDATGKAGQGTLGTDGERIWQRLRTDVLHGGEAEHEEQDIEHEAEPQEDTGHAGKGDDEATVKREGEDVVPAENAPAPDAKDTPRSDAALPTTDPHPARVESTLDQDLRDELRILIKLDILVGAQNLVDQFEWDILSADSMGAERFAEAFAADLGLPGEFKTAIVHAIREQVSTHLRLLFVLGYPFNKLASMDEEIRTAFLPDVDAAQLARRHGEVDAYTPKLVQLTPTDALHLEREHEREMRRKRRQTKGRRGINLAEREPQRTIRSVPVYGLQGGVPDATSAGHSSRRAAAAAASASIASLGEPMDDTSSPAPQKRIRTDRQEVHFRYPGGLGAADAPAVPHFRSRTLAQTPLDALGRRTPAQAPPPTESAPRGRPPKDRSTDVSLARGARPEDLERQHPNMFDGVWHCGNCGLPGYLAPGRRKGPAGEKTLCGPCGKYYHRHRRMESVTYTRDPAYHIKRLKRVAPDDAADAAMGDSTELPLLPEDSDSDALEAPPQPPRWLVAAAEASRRKYPNDLFQVQLRPRLPDAPEPAEEWRIKCADCPGKVYKPGPGESLINFEIHLKNRSHRAAVARRLGSAP